TCCAAGACACAAATGACCGAGCCGTCTATGCACTCGCCGCGGCGATATGCAGCGCGACAATAGCCCAGCTACATCTCCGCGTCAACGGAAGCGTACATTCTCACCATCAGATGGCCCTCGAAGCCGAAAGCGCACGATTCCTACTCGACTATTCATCGCACGAGACCATCGATGCCTTGCTtacatccttcttcttgcacGTGTTTTACTCCAATACCGGCAAGATGACCAAGTCCACGCTTCTACTACGCGAGGCCATCGCCTACTCTCACATTTTGGGTCTTCACCAAGACATATTCTACACCAACCTTGACCCATTCACGACACAGTACTATCTTCGCATCGCATGGATCTTGTTCATCACAGATAGGGCCCATTCACTGCAGCACGACTTGCCACCCACCTTCAAGCTCAGTCCGACACTGCCTGAACTCCAACCCCAGGACGGTGACGGTCTCAGCACAGCCTTTTGCAGTTTATGTCGACTCTTCCAATCTTTTCAAGAAGCCTGTCCCCCAGATATTCGATCCACCGGGGGCCACCACTTGCTTGGAAACATTAGCACTCAACTCCGCCGAACACACCCATTTCCACTTTGCGAGAATGAGGTCCAACGCGCCGACCTCGTGGTCACCGACTCTTGGCTGCGCGTCGTCTTGTGGAAGGTGGCGATCCCATATGTCGACTCCACGACGGATCCCAACGACCGAGGACTCAGTGTGTCGTTTCCAATGTCTGTGGCGAAGGATCTCCTCTCCAAACTTGCCACCTTGTCATCCTGCGCCCTCGAGGCCCATGGCCCGGGAATGGTAAGCCGTGCCTATCTCTCCATGTCGCAAGCTAATCTCGAAACTACAGGTGTCCAAACTGTTCGAGGTCGCGAGTTCCGTCGCCGACGTCATCCTTTGTGCCCCCGATCTAGCAAACGCCGGGTCAGTCCAGGTTGGACCCCGAGAAGTCCTATATGCGCTGGGCAGTTTGATCAGCTCCTTGCGGACAACTGGTCATCCTGAACTGCTCACCCTGCTTCacgagaagatgatggcatgCGCTTTGGATCAAGCAGGGCCGGCAACGTTGATGCAGATCACGGATGTGTCGGACGAGGATGCACAGAATCTTGTTGTCCCACATGGATGGGATAATCGATAGGTTTATTCTACGCTTGGGTCTATCTATTCCTTCTTGACTGAAACAACCAAGGCTTCAAACGGGCGAAGGGCCAACTTGTCCTGTGTAACATCCACTTCTAGGTAGTTGGACAGCAAGACCTTCCCAGACGACAGGTTCACAGACGGAGGCACATCCCAGGTGACGAGAGTTTCCCGGAAGTTGCACACAACTACTGCCTTCTGGTCGCCGCTCGATCGTGAGTAGGCAAAGACGTCGTCATGGGATCGATCGAGGAGCTCGAAATCACCATACACAAAGATGCTGCGCAAGTCTTTGCGCAGAGCCAGAGTCGATCGCCAATATTCAAAGACGCTTCCCGTTGCGGAAACTTGGGCTGCAGCGTTGCAGGTCTTGTAATCGTCGTTGACCCTTATCCAAGGGGTGCCGGTCGAGAAGCCGGCGTTGGGGCTCGAGTTCCACTGTCAAACTATTAGCAGTGCTCCAAATACTCAGAATCCATGGATATCTGGATACTCACCTGGACAGGCAGTCGGGCGTGGTCACGCGACTTCAGCCGGTATTCCTTCCGGGCAATGTCCAAAGCTGCAGCATCCGACCCAACTATCTCGTTCAACCTAT
This region of Fusarium falciforme chromosome 5, complete sequence genomic DNA includes:
- a CDS encoding Zn(2)-C6 fungal-type domain-containing protein; this translates as MPRACDPCSVRKIKCNGRSPCDGCLAADLPCSHARKRKKPGPKGPRKRIKEAIQQMQTADASIEVETTETYSPELDADTSGPSPSMSDPPNSPCDNSAISGRMPLSTFNYYLDIFRSHLHVVWPVVDCDTIKSRLQDTNDRAVYALAAAICSATIAQLHLRVNGSVHSHHQMALEAESARFLLDYSSHETIDALLTSFFLHVFYSNTGKMTKSTLLLREAIAYSHILGLHQDIFYTNLDPFTTQYYLRIAWILFITDRAHSLQHDLPPTFKLSPTLPELQPQDGDGLSTAFCSLCRLFQSFQEACPPDIRSTGGHHLLGNISTQLRRTHPFPLCENEVQRADLVVTDSWLRVVLWKVAIPYVDSTTDPNDRGLSVSFPMSVAKDLLSKLATLSSCALEAHGPGMVSKLFEVASSVADVILCAPDLANAGSVQVGPREVLYALGSLISSLRTTGHPELLTLLHEKMMACALDQAGPATLMQITDVSDEDAQNLVVPHGWDNR